The following coding sequences lie in one bacterium genomic window:
- a CDS encoding DegT/DnrJ/EryC1/StrS family aminotransferase, with protein PVPHYQHSVIGYNYRLSDILAGLGRGQLKVLDRRIEQRRKIFEYYQKALGDLPGFEFMPEPEGFFSTHWLSCVLIDPVKFGATREEIRLKLEESNIESRPLWMPMHLQPVFKGCEYYGTGVSDRLFEIGLCLPSASSMSDADLEMTCSIIRSMQKK; from the coding sequence ATCCCGTACCGCATTACCAGCACAGTGTCATCGGTTACAACTACCGGTTAAGCGATATCCTTGCCGGGCTCGGTCGGGGACAATTGAAAGTACTCGACCGCCGGATCGAACAACGGCGCAAAATTTTCGAATACTATCAAAAAGCGTTAGGTGACTTACCCGGTTTTGAATTCATGCCGGAACCGGAAGGATTTTTCAGTACTCATTGGTTAAGCTGCGTTCTGATTGATCCAGTCAAGTTCGGTGCTACCCGAGAAGAAATCCGCTTGAAGTTAGAAGAATCGAATATCGAGTCGCGGCCGTTATGGATGCCAATGCACCTGCAACCGGTGTTTAAGGGGTGTGAGTATTATGGCACGGGAGTTTCGGATCGCTTGTTTGAAATCGGGCTTTGCCTGCCATCGGCGTCGTCAATGTCCGACGCGGATTTGGAAATGACCTGCAGTATTATCCGTTCGATGCAGAAGAAGTAA